The Candidatus Glassbacteria bacterium genome has a window encoding:
- a CDS encoding amidohydrolase family protein, with translation MYRYFTVILTVALLALAIPCAAQRENRLGIFDTLKLKNFKPESRLEVPAHTVLRARYPVIDAHSHSYLKGEDIHRWVEMMKACNVRKVLVLSGGYGERLERTIEDYLGKYPEHFQVWARIDDRDIDDRDYPKRAAESVRKAFEMGARGLGEYKDMGRGFGGDREKGTKGVNIDDPRWDLALKTAGELGMPVSIHVGDMEDCYYPLTASSELGTSGARWNVYGREGVLPRAAIQATRNNAMTKHPNTTFIGCHVGNLSHDLNELGRLLDLYPNFYVDISARAWDIGRQPFTARKFFIRYQDRILFGTDLGPSEEMYRGWFRLLETEDEFFRVPDAAWWMNYGLNLPDEVLRKVYYLNATRLFHDMETGAW, from the coding sequence ATGTACAGATATTTCACCGTTATCCTTACGGTTGCCCTGCTGGCGTTGGCTATCCCCTGTGCCGCCCAGCGAGAAAACCGCCTGGGTATTTTCGATACGCTCAAACTGAAGAACTTCAAACCCGAAAGCCGCCTGGAAGTCCCGGCCCATACCGTTCTGCGGGCACGCTACCCGGTGATCGACGCCCATAGCCACAGCTACCTCAAGGGCGAGGATATCCACCGCTGGGTGGAAATGATGAAAGCCTGCAACGTGCGCAAAGTGCTGGTCCTCTCGGGCGGGTACGGAGAACGGCTGGAAAGGACGATCGAGGATTACCTGGGCAAGTATCCGGAGCATTTCCAGGTCTGGGCCCGGATCGATGACCGCGATATCGATGACCGCGACTACCCGAAACGGGCGGCGGAATCGGTGCGCAAGGCGTTCGAGATGGGTGCGCGCGGCCTGGGTGAGTACAAGGACATGGGCCGGGGTTTCGGCGGTGACAGGGAAAAAGGGACCAAGGGGGTCAATATCGATGACCCGCGCTGGGACCTCGCCCTGAAAACCGCGGGAGAACTGGGCATGCCTGTCTCGATCCATGTGGGCGACATGGAAGACTGCTACTATCCGCTCACGGCCAGCAGCGAACTTGGCACCTCCGGCGCCCGCTGGAACGTGTACGGCAGGGAGGGTGTCCTGCCCCGCGCCGCGATCCAGGCTACGCGCAACAACGCAATGACCAAGCACCCCAACACCACGTTCATCGGCTGCCATGTCGGCAACCTCAGCCACGACCTCAATGAACTTGGCCGCCTGCTGGATCTCTATCCCAATTTTTACGTTGATATCTCCGCCCGGGCCTGGGATATCGGCCGCCAGCCGTTCACGGCGCGCAAATTTTTCATCCGCTACCAGGACCGGATCCTGTTCGGCACGGACCTGGGCCCGAGCGAGGAGATGTATCGCGGCTGGTTCCGCCTGCTGGAGACAGAGGACGAGTTCTTCCGCGTACCCGACGCGGCCTGGTGGATGAACTACGGCCTGAACCTTCCCGACGAGGTCCTGCGCAAAGTATACTATCTGAACGCCACCAGGTTGTTCCACGACATGGAAACCGGCGCCTGGTAG
- a CDS encoding prolyl oligopeptidase family serine peptidase, which produces MRSFPTRTMVAALLCALCLLTPLAAQEINVETASLDIEMVQRFLEHEAAKTTAYSKSLVSSREAIEANRERLYREYMYMIGLDPLPPRTPLHVTTVRTVERDEYTVEVLHFQSMPGYYVTANVYVPKKGGGPFPAVVWGPGHSSGPYGAKALRQNYAIPWVRNGYVCMIVDPVQVAEVFGIHRGTSVRGIHGWHSRGYTPIGIEVWNAMRAVDYLLTRSDVDGEKLTINGVSGGGHLSWMAGAADNRFTVVQPVAGTADVQAHVELNLQNMHCDCAYFLNTYRHDWPTLAALIAPRALLMHNSTGDAYYPPEGYERVLGRAKEIFGFFGVPEKTDMFEVEGRHGYTQPQREKAVEWSDRWLKGKITEVRERPFEPVEPRQLGSLGGLYAEHPPNINARVHEVLIPAAEAKPFANLLDWKWHRAQVMEKLREVVFRNMPTNFAAARNEPGRRGQFLLETEPGVKVGIWIDLPESAERKSPAILYVASPGDRNGPNWHFNNSYPFDPQRYTMNYVYPRGTGREPWDEHAKRKVQRTAVIVGRTLDDMRLADVLAAVDFLVRHPAHDGSPVTVIGKGRMGVIAAYAALLDERIGRVILHRPPLSHNEAPVFLNVLRYTDIPQALAMLAPRELVFLTGEVEHFAFTRSIYELYGAGKNFRRCWTVAQALNRKP; this is translated from the coding sequence ATGCGAAGTTTTCCAACCCGGACAATGGTGGCTGCACTCTTATGTGCGCTTTGCCTGCTCACTCCGCTCGCGGCGCAGGAGATAAATGTCGAGACAGCGTCCCTGGATATCGAGATGGTCCAGCGGTTCCTGGAACATGAGGCCGCGAAAACCACCGCTTACTCGAAGTCGCTGGTTTCGAGCAGGGAAGCCATTGAAGCCAACCGCGAACGGCTGTACCGCGAGTACATGTACATGATCGGTCTCGATCCACTGCCGCCGCGGACCCCGCTGCACGTCACGACCGTGCGCACTGTCGAGCGTGATGAGTACACGGTCGAGGTCCTCCATTTCCAGAGCATGCCCGGCTACTACGTTACGGCCAATGTCTACGTTCCCAAAAAAGGCGGAGGGCCGTTCCCGGCGGTGGTCTGGGGGCCGGGCCACAGCAGCGGGCCGTACGGGGCCAAGGCGCTGCGTCAGAACTATGCGATCCCCTGGGTGCGTAACGGTTACGTCTGCATGATTGTCGACCCGGTCCAGGTGGCCGAGGTGTTCGGTATCCACAGGGGCACCAGTGTGCGCGGGATCCACGGCTGGCACTCGCGGGGCTACACGCCGATCGGGATCGAGGTCTGGAACGCGATGCGGGCGGTGGATTACCTGCTCACCCGCTCCGATGTCGACGGGGAGAAACTGACGATCAACGGGGTCTCCGGCGGCGGGCACCTGAGCTGGATGGCCGGTGCGGCCGATAACCGGTTCACGGTGGTTCAGCCGGTGGCCGGGACGGCCGATGTGCAGGCCCATGTGGAGCTGAACCTCCAGAATATGCACTGCGACTGCGCCTATTTCCTCAACACCTACCGTCACGACTGGCCCACCCTGGCCGCCCTGATCGCCCCGCGGGCTTTGCTGATGCATAATTCCACGGGCGACGCCTATTACCCGCCCGAGGGCTACGAGCGCGTACTCGGCCGGGCAAAAGAGATTTTCGGTTTCTTCGGCGTGCCCGAAAAAACGGACATGTTCGAGGTGGAGGGCCGTCACGGATATACCCAGCCCCAGCGCGAGAAAGCGGTGGAGTGGAGCGACCGCTGGCTCAAGGGCAAGATCACCGAGGTCCGCGAGCGCCCGTTCGAGCCGGTCGAGCCACGGCAGCTCGGCTCGCTGGGTGGCCTCTACGCCGAGCACCCGCCCAATATCAACGCCAGGGTCCACGAAGTCCTGATTCCGGCAGCCGAAGCCAAACCGTTCGCTAACCTGCTGGACTGGAAATGGCACCGAGCGCAGGTGATGGAAAAACTGCGCGAGGTGGTGTTCCGTAACATGCCCACCAACTTCGCCGCCGCCCGCAACGAACCGGGCCGGCGGGGACAATTCCTGCTCGAAACCGAACCGGGAGTGAAAGTGGGCATCTGGATCGACCTGCCGGAGTCCGCCGAACGAAAGAGTCCGGCTATTCTGTACGTGGCCTCGCCCGGCGACCGTAACGGCCCGAACTGGCATTTTAACAACAGCTACCCGTTCGACCCGCAGCGCTATACAATGAACTACGTCTACCCCCGGGGAACCGGCCGCGAGCCCTGGGATGAGCACGCTAAGCGTAAGGTCCAGCGCACCGCGGTGATAGTCGGTCGCACCCTCGACGATATGCGGCTGGCCGACGTGCTGGCCGCGGTGGATTTCCTGGTGCGCCACCCGGCCCATGACGGCTCGCCGGTTACCGTAATCGGTAAGGGTCGGATGGGCGTAATCGCCGCCTACGCCGCCCTGCTGGATGAGCGGATCGGCAGGGTGATCCTCCATCGTCCGCCGCTCAGTCACAACGAGGCCCCGGTGTTTCTCAACGTCCTGCGCTACACCGATATCCCCCAGGCGCTGGCGATGCTGGCCCCGCGGGAGCTGGTGTTCCTCACCGGCGAGGTCGAGCATTTCGCTTTCACCAGGTCTATTTATGAACTCTACGGGGCCGGGAAAAATTTCCGCCGCTGCTGGACTGTGGCCCAGGCGCTCAACCGCAAACCATGA
- a CDS encoding right-handed parallel beta-helix repeat-containing protein: MSRLVSIIAALCTVVLCSASGYGDNRTVPGEVTTPFPTITNLAVEWQLEGDDDEDGRVRVWYRQAGGGEWTEGMPLLRIPAGKGRTTQRPFHWENRHSGSLFDLKPDTEYEIKLQLRDPDGGDAEQTVTARTRAVPRPAPDGRVIKVNARNLRDSLLLAMPGDIFELAPGYYGHVTVRRSGQPGRPIVIRSDRSHEVINSTFDSFDFGGQRYVILDGVTVNGSVNLLRARECAVRHCTVNAKYGIIAKSPPGCTNCYVADNIVTYVMPWVPMGMGAGMITGGSGCVGEGIQLTGPGNVICYNRVKGYRDCISFMEDLGTHRQVCIDVYNNDVYVGADDGIEADFAQGNCRIMRNRITNCFMAMTSQPGLGGPTYFIRNVMYNIIDCPYKLSRDTKGDIILHNTVVKVGDGFRVVHNPTRALFRNNLMIGGPGGGRFGRYGSGEGWAVWFPRTGHLCDMDYDGVGAHGFDFKANVGGEKYMSFAAFREATTEKHAVQVDMDVFAADVPFPDPAVPERKPQDLRLRPGSAAVDAGVIIPGINSGFSGKSPDLGALELGGPVPHYGPRPRGVDEQSQWEQD; the protein is encoded by the coding sequence ATGAGCAGACTCGTCAGTATCATCGCCGCTCTTTGTACAGTCGTATTGTGCAGCGCTTCCGGGTACGGCGACAATCGCACTGTCCCCGGCGAGGTGACCACCCCCTTTCCCACGATCACCAATCTGGCGGTTGAATGGCAGCTGGAGGGCGATGACGACGAGGACGGTCGCGTGCGTGTCTGGTACCGCCAGGCCGGAGGCGGAGAGTGGACCGAGGGCATGCCGCTGCTGAGGATTCCCGCTGGCAAAGGCCGCACCACCCAGCGCCCGTTTCACTGGGAGAACCGCCACTCAGGCAGCCTGTTCGACCTCAAGCCCGATACCGAATACGAGATCAAGCTGCAGCTTCGCGACCCCGACGGCGGCGACGCCGAACAGACCGTGACCGCCCGCACCCGGGCCGTGCCTCGTCCCGCGCCCGATGGCAGGGTGATCAAGGTCAACGCGCGGAATCTCCGGGATTCGCTGCTGCTGGCCATGCCCGGCGACATTTTCGAGCTGGCGCCCGGCTATTACGGCCACGTTACCGTCCGGCGCAGCGGGCAGCCCGGCCGCCCGATCGTAATCCGCTCCGACCGCAGCCACGAGGTGATCAACAGCACGTTCGACAGTTTCGATTTCGGCGGCCAGCGCTACGTTATTCTCGACGGGGTTACGGTCAACGGCAGTGTCAACCTGCTGCGCGCCCGTGAATGCGCCGTCCGTCACTGCACGGTCAACGCCAAGTACGGGATTATCGCCAAGAGCCCGCCGGGCTGCACCAACTGCTACGTGGCCGATAACATTGTCACCTACGTGATGCCCTGGGTGCCGATGGGCATGGGCGCGGGCATGATAACCGGCGGTTCGGGCTGCGTGGGGGAGGGAATCCAGCTTACCGGACCGGGTAACGTGATCTGCTATAACCGGGTCAAGGGCTACCGCGACTGTATCAGTTTCATGGAGGACCTGGGCACGCACCGCCAGGTCTGTATCGACGTCTACAACAACGATGTCTACGTGGGCGCGGACGACGGGATCGAGGCGGATTTCGCCCAGGGTAACTGCCGGATCATGCGCAACCGGATCACCAACTGTTTCATGGCCATGACCAGCCAGCCGGGCCTGGGCGGACCTACCTATTTTATCCGCAACGTGATGTACAACATTATTGACTGCCCGTACAAGCTGTCGCGGGACACGAAGGGCGACATTATCCTGCACAACACCGTAGTGAAGGTTGGCGACGGGTTCCGGGTGGTGCACAACCCCACGCGGGCGCTGTTCCGCAATAACCTGATGATCGGCGGGCCGGGCGGCGGACGGTTCGGCAGGTACGGCAGCGGCGAAGGCTGGGCTGTCTGGTTCCCCCGCACCGGCCACCTCTGCGATATGGACTACGACGGTGTCGGCGCGCACGGCTTCGATTTCAAGGCTAATGTCGGCGGAGAGAAATACATGAGTTTCGCGGCGTTCCGTGAAGCCACAACCGAGAAGCACGCGGTCCAGGTGGACATGGACGTTTTCGCCGCGGATGTCCCGTTCCCCGACCCCGCTGTCCCCGAGCGCAAGCCCCAGGACCTTCGCCTGCGGCCAGGCTCGGCCGCTGTGGATGCCGGAGTGATAATACCAGGAATTAACAGCGGCTTCAGCGGAAAAAGTCCGGACCTGGGCGCATTGGAACTCGGCGGGCCGGTACCGCATTACGGTCCCCGTCCCCGTGGGGTGGACGAGCAGAGCCAGTGGGAGCAGGACTAG
- a CDS encoding family 14 glycosylhydrolase, producing the protein MKAKPCLALLCSFLAVLACSSPQTPRQSAETGEVLVLDDFESEQSLEQWDGPGSISTAKVAHGNSALRLDLSDRTRRRLVSESLTPDWSGYDLLKFDIYSPGGTVEMGGLQIYDELGSDEAAELHGQSYRGQKLFLNPGWNHVEFILGEAMVEEGDRPLALEGIRRVVLTFGRGLGEVYLDNIRLVAGSEPASTASATDPRDCRVVIRNRFVFPSLTGPEEEIEVSPDIARLRVLAREAMDELKRETDAAEMQGYQTYYWKIPLITAKVGMDIRSKLVWFQNEEKEREILEYVIESCRRNAEKMHRIMAAQNPGMVELPEDEVNPHIFYVPDYPRLKGLKQHDGYFRDAQGRPVIIYSMLSINSGPLMDYFAPFNHRLESYTVGGGSRYDIESSPVYEAFHNYENTQRVGWDGWCGHLIKDRWSMGGRKESVVICLENPHIRQAVREYTEYRYNLWKDNPDLLYNIMAYELMYICYCETSQRMFRDWLRAKHGSIARVNQTWGTSYGSFAQIQAPRTENSSPVADVNRAAWYDWAMFNARRFTDYLKWCKANIRRLDREIPITSGGTSSMLSSANSTTGIDEEIMINEVNDVILNESGHSHIFSDLLTSLSDEKKAMVEPEAGGHGRNTLLHFLKGKSSITKFWWGRTISVEYLRMNSGSVPHSWEISLPEVAEMLKIGLDVRRLAPEIVAFSEPEPEVAILYSRTSIVQVPPNLHRAGRTPYLAALRGTWEGSRYLGCRIGFVSERQITGGKLDKFKLLIIPAAKYIRPEAARRVLSWVESGGTALVVPESFLFDQYARPNDLTAGLGVKVTDVTLPEVLGRGEMQQNYDQSLSHAVVYGDVKREMVSENIDIFAGREQVRLRADGLVQKLEAPGGRVLARFEDGGPSLVLTARGKGVIYYLAAPLVDADYHLLLEPLAEKLGIERPLVGVNPDGGLVTGAVVRAVERERDWLMFACNITGETVEFDIAGQDPLGRITELRSLEKLPDAHIELKPYQEIILQIAKPGVPLGR; encoded by the coding sequence ATGAAAGCCAAACCTTGCCTGGCCCTGCTGTGCTCATTTCTCGCCGTCCTGGCATGCTCATCCCCGCAGACACCGCGGCAATCGGCTGAAACCGGAGAGGTACTGGTTCTCGACGATTTCGAGAGCGAGCAGTCGCTGGAGCAATGGGACGGTCCGGGAAGTATTTCCACCGCAAAAGTGGCCCACGGCAACAGCGCCCTGCGTCTCGACCTCTCGGACCGTACCCGTCGCCGCCTGGTCAGCGAGAGCCTGACCCCGGACTGGAGCGGGTACGATCTGCTCAAGTTCGACATTTACAGCCCCGGCGGGACCGTGGAAATGGGCGGGCTGCAAATCTACGACGAGCTCGGCAGCGACGAAGCGGCTGAACTGCACGGGCAGAGCTACCGGGGACAGAAACTGTTCCTCAACCCGGGCTGGAACCATGTCGAGTTCATCCTGGGCGAGGCGATGGTGGAAGAGGGGGACAGGCCCCTGGCGCTGGAGGGGATCAGACGGGTTGTGCTGACTTTCGGCCGCGGACTCGGCGAAGTCTATCTCGACAACATAAGGCTGGTGGCCGGTTCCGAGCCGGCCTCGACCGCGAGCGCCACAGACCCCCGCGACTGCCGGGTCGTGATCCGTAACCGGTTCGTGTTCCCCTCGCTCACAGGTCCCGAGGAGGAAATCGAAGTCTCCCCGGATATCGCCCGCCTGAGAGTGCTTGCCAGGGAGGCGATGGACGAGCTGAAACGGGAAACAGACGCCGCCGAGATGCAGGGCTACCAGACTTATTACTGGAAAATCCCGCTGATCACGGCCAAAGTGGGCATGGATATCCGCAGCAAGCTGGTCTGGTTCCAGAACGAGGAGAAAGAACGCGAAATCCTGGAATACGTGATCGAATCGTGCCGCCGGAACGCCGAAAAAATGCACCGGATCATGGCCGCTCAGAACCCCGGGATGGTGGAGCTGCCCGAGGACGAGGTTAACCCGCATATTTTCTACGTGCCGGATTACCCCAGGCTCAAGGGGCTGAAACAGCACGACGGGTATTTCCGCGATGCGCAGGGCCGGCCGGTGATTATCTACAGCATGCTGAGTATCAACAGCGGCCCGCTGATGGATTATTTCGCACCGTTCAACCACCGGCTGGAAAGCTACACGGTGGGCGGCGGCAGCCGCTACGATATCGAAAGCTCGCCGGTCTACGAGGCATTCCATAACTACGAAAACACGCAGAGAGTGGGCTGGGACGGATGGTGCGGGCATCTGATCAAGGACCGCTGGTCGATGGGCGGGCGCAAGGAAAGCGTGGTGATCTGCCTGGAAAACCCCCATATCCGTCAGGCGGTGCGGGAGTACACCGAGTACCGCTACAACCTCTGGAAGGATAACCCGGACCTGCTCTACAACATTATGGCCTACGAGCTGATGTATATCTGCTACTGCGAGACCAGCCAGCGGATGTTCCGCGACTGGCTGCGTGCCAAACACGGTTCGATCGCGCGGGTCAACCAGACGTGGGGTACGAGCTACGGTTCGTTCGCCCAGATCCAGGCTCCGCGCACGGAAAACAGCTCCCCTGTTGCCGATGTCAACCGGGCGGCGTGGTACGACTGGGCAATGTTCAATGCCCGCCGGTTCACCGACTACCTCAAGTGGTGCAAGGCCAATATCCGCAGGCTCGACCGGGAGATTCCGATCACATCGGGGGGCACCAGTTCGATGCTGTCCTCGGCCAACAGCACAACGGGGATCGACGAGGAAATCATGATCAACGAGGTCAACGACGTGATCCTCAACGAAAGCGGCCACAGCCATATTTTCTCCGACCTGCTGACCTCGCTGAGCGACGAGAAAAAGGCGATGGTGGAGCCGGAGGCCGGCGGCCACGGCCGCAATACGCTGCTGCATTTCCTCAAGGGTAAATCGTCGATTACCAAGTTCTGGTGGGGCCGCACGATCAGCGTGGAGTACCTGCGGATGAACTCCGGCAGCGTGCCGCACAGTTGGGAGATCAGCCTTCCCGAAGTGGCCGAGATGCTGAAAATCGGGCTGGACGTACGCCGGCTGGCCCCGGAGATAGTCGCGTTCAGCGAACCTGAGCCTGAAGTGGCGATCCTCTACTCCCGCACGAGTATCGTCCAGGTGCCGCCGAATCTTCATCGCGCGGGCCGTACGCCTTACCTCGCGGCGCTACGCGGCACCTGGGAGGGCAGCCGCTATCTGGGCTGCCGGATCGGGTTTGTCAGCGAGCGGCAGATTACCGGGGGCAAGCTAGACAAATTCAAACTGCTGATTATCCCGGCGGCGAAGTATATCCGTCCCGAGGCGGCCCGCCGCGTACTGAGCTGGGTCGAGAGCGGCGGCACCGCGCTGGTGGTCCCCGAGAGCTTCCTGTTCGACCAGTACGCCCGTCCCAACGACCTGACCGCCGGGCTGGGAGTAAAAGTCACCGACGTGACCCTGCCCGAGGTGCTGGGCCGGGGCGAGATGCAGCAGAATTACGACCAGAGTTTAAGCCACGCGGTGGTCTACGGGGATGTGAAACGGGAGATGGTATCCGAGAATATCGACATTTTCGCCGGCCGGGAGCAGGTCAGGCTGCGTGCCGACGGGCTGGTGCAGAAACTCGAGGCCCCAGGCGGGCGTGTGCTGGCGCGGTTCGAGGATGGCGGCCCATCGCTGGTGCTGACCGCCAGAGGCAAGGGCGTTATCTACTACCTTGCCGCGCCGCTGGTCGATGCCGACTACCACCTGCTGCTCGAACCGCTCGCCGAAAAACTGGGGATCGAGCGGCCTCTCGTCGGTGTTAATCCTGACGGCGGCCTGGTGACGGGAGCCGTGGTCCGGGCAGTGGAGCGCGAGCGCGACTGGCTGATGTTCGCCTGCAATATCACGGGTGAGACCGTTGAGTTCGATATCGCCGGGCAGGACCCGCTCGGCCGGATCACCGAGCTGCGCAGCCTGGAAAAGTTGCCGGATGCGCATATCGAGTTGAAGCCATACCAGGAGATTATCCTGCAGATCGCCAAGCCCGGCGTGCCGCTGGGACGCTAG
- a CDS encoding thiamine pyrophosphate-binding protein, with protein MMSPVNRKLVEKVVGRTLAGEKDFPVIGASLVPLLLAAQGQSVVPCLQGGQIMPTMDRISRSGLNQVFFKSEAGLGFALLGMAKSSRRPSVGIVTSGPGGLNTITPLADATRDCAPVGIITGQVPTGAMGTDAFQGADIVDVARPITKSARFVSSVQELIDSIPRDLGLAASGKPGSVLFDLPKDVQFTPVDNLEAVAETAECYERYVRKPELDTATLDRVIELLYASESPSILAGYGLVLGDVYGEFRELLEATSLPVAHTLPGKASVAGSYRYNMGMLGMHGLYTGSYTVYNSDLVLSLGGRYDDRAVGDPAVFAPAARQRQALVHVDVEQTQFGKARELLPEKTCVLGDTGDVVRYLLENLDPSRLKIDRWLARLDEVKAVHTPPASEYAGSEKLDIIHLLEQVNEVTSALCRDKLVVTDVGNHQMWSAQRLEITGENSFFTSAGLGTMGSGISQAIGVQLANPGRAVIDIQGDESSFLCNMELRTAARYDIPVKVLLVNNGGQCIVHQWTQNMFGGNNVGVIEEFEGVSSRMDYVRNAESYGVRAERVELKKEIGPALERALDYDGPCLIECVVPHEECYPWIKPGKGFPGILAGKGAGPPETLDEDAVGSGTHSED; from the coding sequence ATGATGTCACCCGTGAACAGGAAACTTGTTGAAAAAGTGGTCGGCAGGACCCTGGCCGGGGAGAAGGACTTTCCCGTAATCGGCGCATCCCTGGTGCCGCTGCTGCTGGCCGCCCAGGGACAGAGCGTGGTGCCCTGCCTGCAGGGCGGGCAGATCATGCCGACCATGGACAGGATCAGCCGCTCCGGGCTGAACCAGGTATTTTTCAAGAGCGAGGCCGGCCTGGGTTTCGCCCTGCTGGGCATGGCCAAGAGCAGCCGGCGGCCCTCGGTCGGGATAGTGACCTCGGGACCCGGGGGACTCAATACGATCACCCCGCTGGCCGATGCGACCCGCGACTGCGCGCCGGTGGGAATAATCACCGGGCAGGTGCCGACAGGCGCAATGGGCACCGATGCGTTCCAGGGTGCGGACATCGTGGACGTGGCCCGGCCGATAACCAAAAGCGCAAGGTTTGTCTCCAGTGTTCAGGAACTGATCGACAGCATCCCCCGCGATCTAGGCCTTGCCGCCAGCGGTAAGCCGGGCAGCGTGCTGTTCGACCTGCCGAAAGACGTCCAGTTCACACCGGTGGATAACCTCGAAGCCGTGGCCGAGACAGCCGAGTGCTACGAGCGTTATGTCCGCAAGCCTGAGCTTGATACCGCCACGCTGGACCGGGTGATCGAACTGCTCTACGCCAGCGAGTCGCCCTCGATCCTGGCAGGCTACGGGCTGGTGCTGGGCGATGTGTACGGGGAGTTCCGCGAGCTGTTGGAGGCCACCAGCCTGCCGGTGGCCCACACTCTGCCGGGCAAGGCGTCGGTCGCCGGCAGTTACCGCTACAACATGGGCATGCTGGGCATGCACGGACTCTACACCGGCAGCTATACGGTCTATAACTCGGACCTGGTGCTGTCGCTGGGCGGGCGCTATGATGACCGGGCGGTGGGAGATCCGGCGGTGTTCGCGCCCGCGGCCAGGCAGCGTCAGGCCCTGGTGCACGTGGATGTGGAGCAGACCCAGTTCGGCAAGGCCAGGGAGCTGCTGCCAGAGAAGACCTGCGTGCTGGGCGATACCGGTGATGTGGTCCGCTACCTGCTGGAAAATCTCGATCCCTCACGGCTGAAAATCGACCGCTGGCTGGCCCGGCTCGACGAGGTCAAGGCCGTTCATACTCCTCCGGCCAGCGAGTACGCCGGCAGCGAGAAACTGGATATCATCCACCTGCTGGAACAGGTCAATGAAGTGACCTCGGCCCTCTGCCGGGACAAACTGGTGGTTACCGATGTCGGCAACCACCAGATGTGGTCCGCTCAACGGCTGGAGATAACCGGCGAAAACAGCTTTTTCACCTCAGCCGGCCTGGGCACGATGGGCAGCGGGATCAGCCAGGCGATCGGCGTGCAGCTTGCCAACCCCGGCCGTGCGGTGATCGACATCCAAGGCGATGAGAGCAGTTTCCTCTGCAACATGGAACTGCGCACCGCCGCGCGTTACGATATCCCGGTCAAGGTCCTGCTGGTCAACAACGGCGGCCAGTGCATCGTCCATCAATGGACGCAGAACATGTTCGGCGGTAACAACGTGGGTGTGATCGAGGAGTTCGAGGGCGTATCGAGCCGGATGGATTACGTGAGGAACGCGGAGTCTTACGGTGTTCGCGCCGAGCGTGTGGAGTTGAAAAAAGAAATCGGCCCCGCGCTCGAACGGGCGCTCGATTACGATGGTCCCTGTCTGATCGAATGCGTGGTGCCGCACGAGGAATGCTACCCGTGGATCAAGCCCGGCAAAGGTTTTCCGGGAATTCTGGCGGGCAAAGGCGCCGGGCCGCCTGAGACGCTGGATGAGGACGCGGTCGGCTCAGGCACTCACTCCGAGGACTGA